Sequence from the Clostridium butyricum genome:
AAGGGCGATTGTTCCACCAGGCGCACTGTTCATGTAATATGATAGAACAAGTCCTGACATAACATCTATAAATCCAAAAAGTATTGAAAATATAAGTGTTTTTGTAAAGCCCTTTTTTAATTGCATGGCAGTTGCAACCGGAACAACTATTATTGAGGATACAACTAAAATTCCCATAACTCTTATGGATAATGAAATTGTTGCTCCAACTAGTATTGTAAATATGTAATTAATGAGTTTTACATTAATACCAGCTGTGTTTGCACCGCTTTCATCAAAAGTAACGTATATAAGTTTATCGTATATAAATATTAGTGTTATAAGACATATTACACCAACAATACCAATTAAAACTATATCTGAAACTGTGACAGTTAAAATACTTCCGAATAAAAATGAATCTACTTTAGCAGTGGCTTTTCCGCTACTTGTTAATATAATTGCAATACCTAAACTTAGTGTAAGAACAATAGACATTACAAGTTCTGCATATTTTTTATAGTATGTTCTTAAATATTCTATAACAATTGCACATATTGTTGTAAAAACAAATGCAGTTAAAAGTGGATTTGTTCCAAAAACAAGACCAATTGCGACTCCAGCAAAGGAAGAGTGAGATAATGTATCACCAATCATAGAGTAACGTCTAAGTACAATGAACAGTCCAATGAATGGACATAATATTGAAACTATAAAGCCAGCAGCAAATGCATTTTGCATAAAACCTAATTCAAACATTTTTTTATTACCTTCCTAAATTTATATTATATTGGATATAGAATTTTCATGTTCTAAATACTTAATAAATTCATCCTTTGTATATAATTTCATACTACCATTCTGTAGTTTTAATATATGAGTAGAATATTTTAATGCTGTTCGTGTATTATGTTCTACAGATATAATTGTCTTACCATGATTTTTATTTAAATCTTGTAATAATGGATAAATTTCCATCTGACTTTTTTCATCTACTCCTGTTGATGGTTCATCAAGTATTATAAGATCAGGATTACCAAGAAGTGCTCTTGCAATAAAGATTCTCTGTTGTTGTCCTCCTGATAAATTTCCTATTAAATTATTTTTAAAGTTATCCATATTTACTTTTTCTAAAACATTAGAAACTGCCTCTGGATCTTTTAGTTTTATTGCCTTTGCATGAGAAGATAAAACTTCTTTTACTGTTATAGGAAATTCAGCATTAAAGTTATCCAGTCTTTGAGGCACATAAGAAATTTTTTTTGTATTTATTTCAATTGAACCACAATCTGGTTTTAATAATCCTAGTATGAGCTTTATAAGTGTACTTTTACAGCTACCATTTTCACCAAGTACAGATAAATAAACTCCATTTGGAATATTTAAATTTATATCTTTTAATAAATCATTTCCTTTAACATATGAAAATGACATATTTTTTATTGTAATCAAAAAAATCAACTCCCTGAATAAATTTTAAATTGTAAAGAGTATGATTGATTATATTAATTTAAAAATTAATATAATTCAATAAAATACCATTGTTTATTATACATCTATCTGCAAATGATTTGCAATATATATAAAAAAATAAAAATCAGATATATTTAAGATATTTATAAGATTATTTACATTGAATAATAACAATCATAGGTATACAATAATTAGGGAAAAATTGAAAAAAGGAGGAAGAAATGATAAAGAAATTTATTTATCTCTTAATTCCTTTTTTTGTAGCTGCAATAACCGCAATTATATTAAATAATTTTTTAGATAAGAATATAAACAGCATGCTAGAAAAAAAGGCATTATCATGGGCAGGAAAAGAGTATAACAGTGTATATAAGGATAAAGGTGTAATATTTAATAATTATTTTGCTGATAATGATTATGTTTTATTACAGGCGACATCAGAGTTAAATGCACCTGTTCCGCAGGCACCTATAAATTTTTTCCCTATAAAAGGAATGAATGATGTTGAAACTGTAGGGGTACAGGGATGGCAGAGCCTTACTCATTTATCTATACTAGGAAGTCAAAGTACTAAAAATAAAGATAGAAAAGTTGCTATTATAGTATCACTTCAATGGTTCTATAATAAGGATGGAATACCACCTCAAGACTTTCAATCAAGTTTTGCACCAGTTCAATTCTATTCATTTTTAGAAAATAATGAAATTAGTGATGAACATAAGAAAGAATATGCCTCTAGAATTAATGCTTTGTTGACAGGTACATTACAGTATTTACCTGAAAAGCTTTATTCTCGTTTATATGTAAAAGACGATATTATTTCAAAGGGAATTAAGCTTGTATTTGAGCCATATTTTTTTACAAGGGAATATATTGTTAAGTTAAAAGATAAAGGACTCTTGTATAAAAAGTTAAAAATACTTGGAGACAAAAATAATGAAGAAATAAGAACTGTAAATTGGAATGAAGAATTTAAGAAAGCTGAAGAAGAAGGTAAAAAGCAAGTAACTAATAATGATTATATGGTTTATGATGATTATTATAATAAATATAAATCAACCCTTAAATCAAATAAAGATTACTTGAAGGATAGAAATATATTGGATTCAAAAGAATATGATGATTTTAATTTGTATTTAGATATATGTTCAGATTTAAAAATAAAACCTTATGTAATTCTAATGCCTACAAATGGAAAGTGGTACGATGATCTTGGAATGAAGAAAAATGAAAGACATGAATTTTACAAAACCATACAAAAGATGGCAGAAAGTAGAGGTTTTAAAGTATTAAATTTTTATGATGATGAATATAAGCCTTATTTTATGTGTGATGCATCTCATTTTGGATGGAAAGGGTGGCTTGATGTAGATGAAAAACTTTATGAGCATTTTAAGAATTAATAAGTTTTTAGCATTTTCTATAATGAGTTCGATAATTATAATATTAGCGATACTGATAGCGGTTTTTGAACCATTCAGTGAAATACCGTTTATTTATAATCAGTTTTAAAGGAGTAGTTTTAAATGAGAATTTTAAGAGCTATAAAAAAGTATGCAAAAAGCAACAGAATTGCATTAAAGTGCGATGGAGAAATTATGACTTATAGGGAATTAGATATGTTATCGGAAGCAGTAGGATGCTTTTTATGTGAAGAAATAGAACAAGATAACAAACCTATAGTTTTATATGGAAATAAAGAGAATATAATGATGGCTGTTATGATTGGAGCTCTAAAATCAGGAAGAGCATACATTCCAATAGATATAAGTTATCCGAAAGAAAGAGTAGATCGAATAATTGAAGAAGTTAAACCAGATGTACTATTTGATTTTAGTGAAGGAAATACATTTAATGATATTAAAGTAATATGTAATTCAGATATAAAAGTAATATATGAAAAATACAAAGAAACAACTGTAGATAACAGCAAATGGGTTAAAGGTGATGAAAATGCTTATATATTATTTACATCTGGAAGTACAGGAAAACCTAAAGGTGTACAAATAAGTAGCAATAATTTAGATAATTTCGTTGAATGGATTGGAGAATATTTAAATTTAGATGATAGTGAAGAAATATTCATGAATCAAGCAGCGTATTCCTTTGATTTATCAGTTACATCAATATATCCTGGGTTATGCTATGGAAAAACACTTCATGGATTTTCTAAAAAAACACTTTCGAATTTAAAGGAAATGTTTAATGATATGAGTGATTCAGATATGAATCTTTGGGTATCAACACCTTCATTTGCAGGAATGTGCGTAGTTGAGGATAGTTTTAATTGTGATATGCTTCCTAATTTAAAAGCAATGGTATTTATAGGAGAGGTATTACCAAAAACATTATGTTCAGAGCTTATAAAAAGATTTCCGCAGACAAGGATAATAAATGGATATGGGCCAACAGAAGCTACAGTTGCAGTTTCAATAAATGATATGACTAAAGAAATGCTTGATAAAGATGGAAGTTTACCAATTGGATTTGCCATGAAAACATCAGTAGTAAAGATTGTTGATGAAAATGAAAATGAAGTTGAAGAAGGCAATAAAGGTGAAATTATAATAGTAAGCCCAAGTGTAAGCAAAGGATATTTTAACAATGATAGTATGACACAAAAATCATTTTTTTATGATGATTATAATGGAGAAAAATGCAGAGCGTATAGAACAGGAGATTTAGGTTACTACAAAGAGAAAAGATTATATTATTGTGGTAGAAAAGATTTCCAAATTAAACTCAATGGATATAGAATAGAAATAGAAGATATTGAAAATAATCTTATAAAAGTTACCAATGTTAAAAATGCAGCTGTTGTACCTGTAAACAAAGATGATAAAATAGCATATTTAACTGCATTTGTTGAACTAAAAGAGGATAATGGATTAAGTAATTTAAAAAATGGAATTTCTATAAAAAAAGAACTTGGAAAGCTTATACCATCATATATGATTCCTAGAAATATAAAGATAATAAAGCAGTTTCCAACTAATGTGAATGGAAAAATTGATAGAAAGAAATTGTTAGAGGAAATAAAATGAATTTAACTCAATATGGTGATTATTTTTATCTTTATATATTATTTGTTATTTCTGTTCCAGTAATAATATTAAAGTCTTTAGGATTAAAGACTAAATATTATGGTTTGTTGGTATCTATAGTTTTAGACTATATTGTAATAGGTGGAACTATAGGTGTAAAATTATTTGCTTTATTTCTTATTGGTGAAACAGCAGTTATATATACGTATTTGTTTATAAGAAAAAGAACTGATAATAAATATCTATACTTTCTATTTTTATTTTTTTCTATACTTCCATTAATAATAGTAAAAATTGCTGGACTAACAAGATATGCCAATATACTAGGTTTTGTAGGCTTATCGTATATTAATTTTAAAGCTATACAGATTATTATAGAGATTTATGATGAAAGAATTAAAGAAATGAATTTTTTATCATATATGTATTTTATATTATTTTTCCCAACATTAAGTTCAGGACCAATAGATAGGTGGAAGAGATTTGAAGAAAATTTATCACAATCTATTCCGACTTCAGAATATCTTAATGATTATTTGTTTGAAGGTATTAAAAAGATAATTATAGGGGTTTTGTATAAGTTTGTAATATCTTATATAATTCATACCTATTGGATTTTAAAGATTCCAAAAGATATAAATCTAATTAATAGTGTAAACTATATGTATGCCTATACTATGTATTTATTTTTTGATTTTGCAGGATATAGTCTTTTTGCAATAGGTGCAAGTTATATTTTTGGAATAAAGACTCCAGAAAACTTCAATAAGCCATTTCTAAGTAAAGATATGAAAGAGTTCTGGACAAGATGGCATATATCATTATCAAGATGGTTTGGAGACTATATTTTTTCAAGATTTGTACTTAATTCAATGAGAAAGAAAAGATTTAAAAACAGATTTATAGCATCTCATGTAGCTCAGATAATGACAATGCTTGTAATGGGACTATGGCATGGATTAACGCCATATTATATTTTGTATGGATTATATCAAGGGTGTGCATTAGTTCTTACAGATATATATCAGAGGAAATCTAAATATTATAAAAAGCATAAAAAAGACAAATGGTTTCAAGGTTTACAGATTATAGTAACATTCCACATTGTATGTTTTGGAATGCTAATATTTTCTGGATACTTATTTAGTTAAAAGTTTAAAAGTGATAGTTGAAGGAATTTGTTAAGTTAAGAGGAATGTGTAGGTGATAAAATTAACTTAAGCTTTTGATTGTCAATTAAATAAATAAAGGAGAAGATTAGGATGAAGGAAAAAGTATTAGAAATATTTATTGAAGTTACAGGAAATGACGAAATTGCAGAGGATTTAGATTTAAATTTATTTGATGCGGGATTATTAGATTCTCTTGCAATTATAGAAGTATTATTAAAAATTGAAGAAAATTTAGGAATAAAGCTTCAACCAACAGATTTAGAGAGAGAAGATATGTCTACAGTTAATAAAATGACAGCATTTTTAGAAAACAGATAATAAGAAAAATAGTAATTTAAAAATAAAATTAGATTTAATTTTTAGTAAATTTAATTTAAAATAATTAGAGTTTAAGACACTAGACTTTTGATCAAGCTTTTTATAGTTATAGTCCTAATAACAAAACTGTAACTATAACAAGAAAGATTTATTGTTTCTAGTGTCTTCTATTATTTTTGTGATATTTCATTTACGTGCCAGCTTTTATTATCATCTTTTGTAAAAGTACCTTCAAGTGAAATTGTATGATGAGGTTTTGTTTTTGATAAACCTGAAACCGCAACTGTAGCAGTGTTACCATCATAATTAATAAGACTCATATGCTTAACTCTTAAAAGAGAATCTGCCTCGTTATCATTATTAGTAAAGTTATATTCAACGGCGAAATATAAGTCTTTTGAATTTAATAATACATAAAAATTATGTGTGATAAAGTATGAACTCATAACTATGATACCAATGGTAATAATAGAATATATAGATCTATTCTTGCGAGGTTTGCCTTTTGTTTTTTTTATCTTTTTTGGCTTTTGATACTCATATGTCATAGGCTTTTGTTTTAATGCTAAATTAGTATTCATGAAAACCTCCAGAATTATTTTGTTTCTAATATTTTGTTAAATAATAGAAGCGTATGATTAATTAATTTTGTATTTGTAAAAGTATAAAATGAATAAATTGGGCCTTAAAGGCATATTAACATAATTTCAAATAAAATAAAATTAAAATCGTACGAACAAATTTATTGATTTACGATAAATTTTACCTACAATGGATATGAAAGATATTTTTTTGATATAATCTAAGATATACTCAGAATTATAAGCCAAAAATAGTATATTTATGTTAGAATTAGTTCAAAAAGAGTTATAGAAAAAATAAAAATAAATAGGATGGTGTAAATATTATGGATTTTTCAAGTTTAGTGTTAATGGAAAAGGATAAAGAAACAGGATTCATAAAGAAAGAATTAGGAAGTTTTGAAGTGAATGAAGGCGCTTTATATGTGAAAAAACTTTTTGTTTTAGACGATACAGTAAATTTATATTTTGATACAAATAAAAATGTAGAAGAATGGGAATACTCAGCAATATATGATTTATTTAATGTAGAACCTTTTGAAGAAAAGGGATATGAAATTACAGAAGATTTAGATGAATATAATCCAACATATATAATAAGCTTTAAATATATAGAGGATTATGAACCTATGAAAGAAAAAATTAATGAATGTATTTCATTAATTTTACAAGAAATGAATGCTGTCTTTGAGGCAATCAAAGGCAAGGAATCAGAATACTTAGAGTAGTTAACAGTTACAATCAACAGTTAGAATTAAATAGGAAATATCCCAAGGAGATTTATAGTAATATAAACAAAACTAAAGATATTTCACAGAAATGTTAATCTGAAATGATAATTGTACGGTGATAGCTATAAATTGAAAAAAAGGGGTGTAATAAATGAGTGAATTAAAAAAAAGAGAAGAAATCGATGACAAGTATAAATGGAAAATTGATAAGGTATATAAAAATATAGCTGATTGGGAAAAAGATTTCGAAGACTTAAAAAAAGAAGCTGTAAAGCTCAAAGAATTTAATGGTAAATTAAATAATGGAGAAACTATTTTAGAATATTTAAAATTAAATGAAAAAATATCTAGAAAAGCAGAAACACTATATATTTATGCTCATTTAAAATGTGATGAAGATACATCAAACTCAACATTTCAAAGTTTGATGAGTAAGATTGATATTTACATGGCTGAATTTTCTAGTTATACAGCTTATTTCGTGCCTGAAATATTAAGTCTTGAAGATGGATTCATTGAAAAAGAGATTGCAAGAATTGATGATTTAAAACCATTTAAATTCTTGTTTGATGACATATTAAAAGAGAAACCACATGTATTAACCAAAGAAATGGAAGAACTTCTTGCAGCAGCATCAGATTGTCTTGATGCACCATCAGCAATACACAATATTCTAACTAATGCAGATATGACATTTGGAAAGATAAAAAATGAAGAAGGAAATGAAGTAGAACTTACAGAAGGAAATTATTCTTCATTCATAAGAAGCAAAGATAGAAATGTAAGAAGAGCAGCTTTTGAAAAATTATTTGGTGAATATGATAAATTCAAAAATACCTTGGCTACATCTTTAACTTGCTCAATAAAAAACTTTAATTTTATGAGTAGAGTAAGAAAATATGAAAGTGCGCTGGATGCATCTTTAAAACCTAACAATATACCTTTGGAGGTTTATAAGAATGCTGTAAAGGTCATGAATGACAATATAGAGTCACTTCATAGATATGTTTCTATAAAGAAAAAATTATTAGGATTAGAAGAAATTCATATGTATGATCTTTATGTTCCTGTTATTGAAACACCTAAGGAAAAGGTGGAATTTAATGATGGCGTTAATATAGTTTTAGATGCATTGAAGCCATTAGGAGAAGAATATTTAAATATATTTAAGAGTGGAATTAAAGATGGCTGGATTGATATATATGAGAATAAAGGTAAAAGAGGTGGTGCATATTCATGGGGTGGATATGATACAATGCCATATGTATTGTTGAATTACAACAACGAAATGGAGGATGTATCAACTTTAGCTCATGAAATGGGTCATTCAATTCATTCATATTACTCTAGAAAAGAACAGCCTTATTATTATGCAGGTTATACATTATTTTGTGCAGAAGTTGCATCAACAACAAATGAATCTTTATTAATTCATTATTTGATAAATAAGGAAACTGATGAAAAGAAAAAATTATTCCTAATAAATCAAGAATTAGAGCAGATAAGAACAACTGTATTCAGACAGCTAATGTTTGCTGAATTTGAATTATATACACATGAAACTTTAGAAAAGGGTATTCCTTTAACATCAGAAGATTATAGTAAAGCATGGCATGATTTAAATGTAAAATATTTTGGTGAAGATATGGTAGTTGATAAGGAAATTGATGTGGAATGGTCAAGAATACCACATTTTTATTCAGATTTTTATGTTTATCAATATGCTACTGGATATGCAGCAGCGTCAGCTTTTGCAAAGTCAATATTAGAAGGAAAAGAAAATGCAGTTGAAAAATATAAAGGTTTCTTAAAGGCAGGAGGAAGTGATTATCCTATAAATATACTTAAAACTGCTGGAGTAGATATGACTACTTCAAAGCCTATTGAAGCTACTATAAATAGATTTAATGAATTATTAGATATGATAGATATTAAGTAAAATTTAATAATTTTAATGCATACTGCATGGTACAATATAATGTATAAATAGAAAATATATTTATATTATTATATTGTACTTTTTTATTAAGAATAATAAATAGTTATTTTTTATAAGTGAAAGATAGTGCTGTAAATGATAGGTTATTATAAAAGTGGGTGAAAGTGTGAATAATTTTTCAGATAGTTTATATAAACATCTAATAAACAATGAAAGATTTTATATGAAACAATATTATAGTAAATTTTTTTCAAAGGAAACATATGTAGCTGTTAGGGATACTGAAGGTGGATTGTATTGTGTTTTAATAACAGATGATAGAAATGAAAATATAAACATAGTGGAGGCATCAGAATATTTAAAAACATTAAATAAACCTTTTTCGTTAAATACAGTTGTATTAACGGATGAAAGCTATATAAATAGTAATCTTTATAATGTGAATAAAATTATAGTACATAAGGGAAATTATAATATAATGCATTTTGATGCAGC
This genomic interval carries:
- a CDS encoding metal ABC transporter permease, which translates into the protein MFELGFMQNAFAAGFIVSILCPFIGLFIVLRRYSMIGDTLSHSSFAGVAIGLVFGTNPLLTAFVFTTICAIVIEYLRTYYKKYAELVMSIVLTLSLGIAIILTSSGKATAKVDSFLFGSILTVTVSDIVLIGIVGVICLITLIFIYDKLIYVTFDESGANTAGINVKLINYIFTILVGATISLSIRVMGILVVSSIIVVPVATAMQLKKGFTKTLIFSILFGFIDVMSGLVLSYYMNSAPGGTIALTSVIILILTLILKRLISPEE
- a CDS encoding metal ABC transporter ATP-binding protein gives rise to the protein MITIKNMSFSYVKGNDLLKDINLNIPNGVYLSVLGENGSCKSTLIKLILGLLKPDCGSIEINTKKISYVPQRLDNFNAEFPITVKEVLSSHAKAIKLKDPEAVSNVLEKVNMDNFKNNLIGNLSGGQQQRIFIARALLGNPDLIILDEPSTGVDEKSQMEIYPLLQDLNKNHGKTIISVEHNTRTALKYSTHILKLQNGSMKLYTKDEFIKYLEHENSISNII
- the dltD gene encoding D-alanyl-lipoteichoic acid biosynthesis protein DltD, whose translation is MIKKFIYLLIPFFVAAITAIILNNFLDKNINSMLEKKALSWAGKEYNSVYKDKGVIFNNYFADNDYVLLQATSELNAPVPQAPINFFPIKGMNDVETVGVQGWQSLTHLSILGSQSTKNKDRKVAIIVSLQWFYNKDGIPPQDFQSSFAPVQFYSFLENNEISDEHKKEYASRINALLTGTLQYLPEKLYSRLYVKDDIISKGIKLVFEPYFFTREYIVKLKDKGLLYKKLKILGDKNNEEIRTVNWNEEFKKAEEEGKKQVTNNDYMVYDDYYNKYKSTLKSNKDYLKDRNILDSKEYDDFNLYLDICSDLKIKPYVILMPTNGKWYDDLGMKKNERHEFYKTIQKMAESRGFKVLNFYDDEYKPYFMCDASHFGWKGWLDVDEKLYEHFKN
- the dltA gene encoding D-alanine--poly(phosphoribitol) ligase subunit DltA, which translates into the protein MRILRAIKKYAKSNRIALKCDGEIMTYRELDMLSEAVGCFLCEEIEQDNKPIVLYGNKENIMMAVMIGALKSGRAYIPIDISYPKERVDRIIEEVKPDVLFDFSEGNTFNDIKVICNSDIKVIYEKYKETTVDNSKWVKGDENAYILFTSGSTGKPKGVQISSNNLDNFVEWIGEYLNLDDSEEIFMNQAAYSFDLSVTSIYPGLCYGKTLHGFSKKTLSNLKEMFNDMSDSDMNLWVSTPSFAGMCVVEDSFNCDMLPNLKAMVFIGEVLPKTLCSELIKRFPQTRIINGYGPTEATVAVSINDMTKEMLDKDGSLPIGFAMKTSVVKIVDENENEVEEGNKGEIIIVSPSVSKGYFNNDSMTQKSFFYDDYNGEKCRAYRTGDLGYYKEKRLYYCGRKDFQIKLNGYRIEIEDIENNLIKVTNVKNAAVVPVNKDDKIAYLTAFVELKEDNGLSNLKNGISIKKELGKLIPSYMIPRNIKIIKQFPTNVNGKIDRKKLLEEIK
- the dltB gene encoding D-alanyl-lipoteichoic acid biosynthesis protein DltB, whose amino-acid sequence is MNLTQYGDYFYLYILFVISVPVIILKSLGLKTKYYGLLVSIVLDYIVIGGTIGVKLFALFLIGETAVIYTYLFIRKRTDNKYLYFLFLFFSILPLIIVKIAGLTRYANILGFVGLSYINFKAIQIIIEIYDERIKEMNFLSYMYFILFFPTLSSGPIDRWKRFEENLSQSIPTSEYLNDYLFEGIKKIIIGVLYKFVISYIIHTYWILKIPKDINLINSVNYMYAYTMYLFFDFAGYSLFAIGASYIFGIKTPENFNKPFLSKDMKEFWTRWHISLSRWFGDYIFSRFVLNSMRKKRFKNRFIASHVAQIMTMLVMGLWHGLTPYYILYGLYQGCALVLTDIYQRKSKYYKKHKKDKWFQGLQIIVTFHIVCFGMLIFSGYLFS
- the dltC gene encoding D-alanine--poly(phosphoribitol) ligase subunit DltC; this encodes MKEKVLEIFIEVTGNDEIAEDLDLNLFDAGLLDSLAIIEVLLKIEENLGIKLQPTDLEREDMSTVNKMTAFLENR
- a CDS encoding DUF6762 family protein, yielding MDFSSLVLMEKDKETGFIKKELGSFEVNEGALYVKKLFVLDDTVNLYFDTNKNVEEWEYSAIYDLFNVEPFEEKGYEITEDLDEYNPTYIISFKYIEDYEPMKEKINECISLILQEMNAVFEAIKGKESEYLE
- the pepF gene encoding oligoendopeptidase F; the encoded protein is MSELKKREEIDDKYKWKIDKVYKNIADWEKDFEDLKKEAVKLKEFNGKLNNGETILEYLKLNEKISRKAETLYIYAHLKCDEDTSNSTFQSLMSKIDIYMAEFSSYTAYFVPEILSLEDGFIEKEIARIDDLKPFKFLFDDILKEKPHVLTKEMEELLAAASDCLDAPSAIHNILTNADMTFGKIKNEEGNEVELTEGNYSSFIRSKDRNVRRAAFEKLFGEYDKFKNTLATSLTCSIKNFNFMSRVRKYESALDASLKPNNIPLEVYKNAVKVMNDNIESLHRYVSIKKKLLGLEEIHMYDLYVPVIETPKEKVEFNDGVNIVLDALKPLGEEYLNIFKSGIKDGWIDIYENKGKRGGAYSWGGYDTMPYVLLNYNNEMEDVSTLAHEMGHSIHSYYSRKEQPYYYAGYTLFCAEVASTTNESLLIHYLINKETDEKKKLFLINQELEQIRTTVFRQLMFAEFELYTHETLEKGIPLTSEDYSKAWHDLNVKYFGEDMVVDKEIDVEWSRIPHFYSDFYVYQYATGYAAASAFAKSILEGKENAVEKYKGFLKAGGSDYPINILKTAGVDMTTSKPIEATINRFNELLDMIDIK